In Salmo trutta chromosome 16, fSalTru1.1, whole genome shotgun sequence, a genomic segment contains:
- the LOC115151058 gene encoding protein kish-B-like produces the protein MTNVYSLDGIVVFGILFICTCAYLKKVPRLNSWLLSEKKGVWGVFYKAAVIGTRLHHAVAITCLTMALYLVSLK, from the exons ATGACAAATG tgtacTCGTTGGATGGGATTGTGGTATTTGGGATTCTGTTCATCTGTACATGTGCATACCTCAAGAAGGTGCCTCGCCTCAACAGCTGGCTACTCTCAGAAAAGAAGGGTGTGTGGGGGGTGTTCTATAAAG CTGCAGTGATTGGGACTAGACTCCACCATGCTGTGGCGATAACCTGTCTGACGATGGCATTGTACCTGGTCTCCTTAAAGTGA
- the LOC115151057 gene encoding mitogen-activated protein kinase 14A-like, protein MSHKERPTFYRQELNKTIWEVPERYQTLSPVGSGAYGSVCSSYDVKSGLKIAVKKLSRPFQSIIHAKRTYRELRLLKHMKHENVIGLLDVFTPATSLEEFNDVYLVTHLMGADLNNIVKCQKLTDDHVQFLIYQILRGLKYIHSADIIHRDLKPSNLAVNEDCELKILDFGLARHTDDEMTGYVATRWYRAPEIMLNWMHYNMTVDIWSVGCIMAELLTGRTLFPGTDHINQLQQIMRLTGTPPASVISRMPSHEARNYINSLPQMPKRNFADVFIGANPLAVDLLEKMLVLDTDKRITASEALAHPYFSQYHDPDDEPESEPYDQSFESRELEIEEWKRLTYEEVCSFESPPFDGDEMES, encoded by the exons ATGTCTCACAAGGAGAGACCCACTTTCTACCGACAGGAGCTCAACAAGACGATATGGGAGGTCCCGGAGCGGTACCAGACCCTGTCCCCGGTCGGCTCGGGAGCCTACGGATCCGTCTG CTCGTCGTATGACGTGAAGTCGGGGCTGAAGATCGCGGTGAAGAAGCTGTCGAGGCCGTTCCAGTCCATCATCCACGCTAAGAGGACCTACAGAGAACTACGACTCCTCAAACACATGAAACACGAGAAC GTGATTGGCCTGTTGGATGTGTTTACGCCCGCTACCAGCCTAGAGGAGTTCAACGATGT GTACCTGGTGACCCACCTGATGGGGGCGGACCTCAACAATATTGTCAAGTGTCAGAAACTGACGGACGACCACGTTCAGTTCCTCATATACCAGATCCTCCGGGgtctcaag TATATCCATTCAGCAGACATCATCCACAGA GATCTGAAGCCCAGTAACTTGGCAGTGAATGAGGACTGTGAGCTCAAG ATCCTGGACTTTGGTCTGGCGAGACACACTGATGATGAGATGACGGGTTACGTAGCAACCAGGTGGTACCGCGCCCCAGAGATCATGCTGAACTGGATGCACTACAACATGACAG TTGACATCTGGTCGGTGGGCTGCATAATGGCGGAGCTGCTAACCGGAAGGACGTTATTCCCCGGCACCGACC ATATTAACCAGCTGCAGCAGATCATGAGGCTGACAGGAACGCCCCCGGCCTCTGTCATTAGCCGGATGCCCAGCCACGAG GCCAGAAACTACATTAACTCCCTTCCCCAGATGCCCAAGAGGAACTTTGCTGATGTGTTCATTGGCGCTAACCCACTAG CGGTGGATCTGTTAGAGAAGATGTTGGTTCTGGACACTGATAAGCGGATCACAGCGTCAGAGGCCCTGGCCCACCCCTACTTCTCCCAGTACCACGACCCAGACGATGAACCAGAGTCTGAGCCATATGACCAGAGCTTTGAGAGCCGTGAGCTGGAGATAGAGGAGTGGAAAA ggtTGACCTATGAGGAGGTTTGCAGCTTCGAGTCCCCGCCATTCGACGGAGACGAGATGGAGTCCTGA